In Chloroflexota bacterium, the DNA window TGGCCCGCCGGGAGGAGGTAAAACAGCAGAGCATTGCTTCAAGAAAGGCTGCCAACGCGGTCACTACCTTGAGCCGGACCCATGCCCCACTGTTCATTACCAAAACAGCCGACTTGTATCATAGGGTTTGACGACGTACACTTACTCAGCAGAACGCGAATACTGCCTTGAAGACCACGTCTCCGGTTCTGTCTATTGAACCCCGCGGCTCGCCAAACTCCTGGCGGACGACATCGAAGCCCCTCTCGAGGTCACCTCTTCCGGCGTCGCTGTTGAAGCCGACATCGATCAGTGTGGGATCCCTGTCCAGAAGCAGGTAAACGTTAGTCACATGGTTTGGGAAGCTCTCCACGGGTATCCCGTAGACCCGAATGCCGCCGGATGAGTATCGGACAACTCCCTCTATGCGCGTTTCTTCCACGTCCCCAATGCCTCCGAGCTTCTCTGTCTGGTAGTTGCCCCGTGTGGGGTGCCACCGATTCAATTATAGGCCGATGGCCGCCACCGTGTCACAGGGCCAGATGCCACCGGGATCGAAAGGCAGACATCGGCTAGGGTTCCAGCACCACCTTGATGGCGCCTGCTTTCCGGTCTCGCGCCACGGCAAAAGCCTGTTTCACTTCTGCCAGCGGGAAACGGTGTGTGATCGAGGCCCTGGCGATCTCAGGATGCCTGGAGAGCAGCATGGCCGCAACGTCAAAGTCCCGCACAGCGCCATTAGCGGCATACATGAACGAGGAGATGACCGTTACCTCCTTCATCATGGCGGGTATCTGGGGAAACGGAAGGCCGTTCCAATGCGTCCCGAGAATCAGGATTCTACCCTTCGGCCGACACAACCTGACAGCCCTGTTCACTGCTTTGTCTGTTCCAGCACAATCTACAACAAGGTCGTACTGCCCTTCAACCTCTCGGGCTCCAAGAGACATGCCCGCAGCCATTTGATGGTCGTAGCGTGCGGACAGCCCCACCGTTGCGTCGCCGGCTTTGGCGACTGCCACAGCGCAGAGGCCGATGGCGCCTCCCCCTATTACCGCCACGCGCTCGCTCGCCTCCAGACCAGCCCGGCGAAGTCCGTGCACTGCCACCGCCAGAGGCTCAACCAGGCAGGCGTCTCGCACATCAACATTCGAAGGCAGATAGACCAGACATCTCTCCGGGACCCTGAGTTCATCGGCCATGCCTCCGTCTCGACCGACACCAAGCGACTTCCCTGCCCTCGCCTGGCACAAGTTGTAGTCACCGGCCCGGCAACTGGGGCATTCGTGGCAAGGCATGGTTGGCTCCACAGCGACGGACGTACCATTATCAAGCACCCCCGCCACTTCATGACCGACCACGCAGTTCAAGGGCGATTTCATTTCCAGCATATGGAGGTCAGAGCCGCAAATGCCGATGGAACGCACGATCACCCTGACTCCTTCGTCAGAGGGCTCCCGCACCTCCCGCAGCTCTACTTCTCCATCCTTGAAATACACGGCACGCATCCGCTCGCTCCTTGGGCTAGGACTACATGTACTAGATACTCCCAGCCATCTCCGTCAACCCGGACTGCTTCACAACCTTCCTGAGCTCATCCAAATGGGTCTGAGGTGAGGGTTCACAATTGGCCAGTGGGTAGACCATGCCGTACTGGGCGTACTTCGAAATCCCCAGTCTGTGATAGGGCACCAGTTCGACTTGCCGGAAACCCAGTCCGCACACAAACCTGGCCGTCTCCCCGATGTTCTCCACGGAATCGTTCCAGCCTGGAATAACCGGGATTCTTATGATGACATCCTGGGAGGCTTTCACGGAGAGCACTCTCTTGAGATTGCCGAGAATCAGTTCATTTGACCGCCCCGTCAGCTCTCCGTGCCTGGCCGGATCCATGTGCTTCACGTCAAACTGCAGCAAATCCACGTGCTTGAGGACAGCCTCAAGATAGCTCCACGGTAAGTGTCCGCAGGTCTCTAAGGCGGTGTGCAGATAGGCTTCCTGGGCTGCTTTGAGAAGCTCTGCCGCGAATCTGTATTGGGCCAGCGGTTCGCCGCCCCCAACCGTAATGCCGCCGCCCGACCTCCGGTAGAAGGCTCGGTCCTTCTCCACTTCCGCTAGCACTTCGTCAACGGGCATCTCCCGGCCGACGACCTTCAGGGCATCTTTGCCGCACGCCGCAACACACTTGCCGCAGGCATCACACGCCTTTCTGTCAATCGACGGCTTGCCCTGCCTGTTCAGGTGAATCGCTTTGACAGGACAGGCGCACAGGCATGGCGCTCCGCACGCGCTGTCCCCCACGCATCGGGATTCGATGAAGCCGAGCTCAGGCTGGCCTTTCTGTGATTCCGGGTTGCAGCACCAGAGGCACCCCAGCGGACAGCCCTTCAGAAACACCAGCGTCCGGATTCCAGCGCCGTCGTGGATGGAATACCTCTGAATGTTGAAAACCTGTCCGGTTGTGCTGCCTGTCATGACACTCTTCGCGGTATCACACCCCGTGTTCCGTTCTCTTGATGATATCGTCCTGGACCGCCTTCTCCAGCTCCACGAAGAAGGCACTGTATCCCACCACCCGCACCACCAGGTCCTTGTAGTCTTCCGGGTGTTTCTGCGCTTCCCTCAGGGTCTCCGCACTCACCACGTTGAACTGGATCTCCCATCCGCCCAGATCGAAATAGGTCCGGATCAGATTGGCCCACTTCACCATGCCAGCTTGGGTCTCCAATGGTCCGGGGTGCATCTTCATATTGAAGATCGTTCCCTGAACCAGGTTCACGTGTTCCAGGTTGGCCACGGACTTGATGCTGGCTGTCGGCCCGTTTACGTCGGTGCCTTGAGCCGGAGAACAAGCATCACTCAACGGAGTCCCTGCTGTCCGGCCGTCGGGAGTGGCCCCGCAAAGCAGCCCGTAGCTCATGTGGGCTGCCACCGGAGCGATAGTGGCCCCATAGCCCTGCCCTGGAAGGGTTTGGTGTTGACGCAGTTCCTTCAGCACTATGTTCAGACAGTCTTTGGCCAGATTATCCACGTACGGGTCGTCATTCCCGTATTTCGGGGCGCGGAGGCACATTTCCGTCGAACTGTCTTCGAAGTTGGTTTCCAGCGCATGCTTGAGTTGAGCCATGGTGATGATTCGGTCATCAAAAACCAGCTTCCTGATGGCCGCCATCGAATTCGCCAGGGTAGCGATTCCCACGATGCAGGCGTGTACCGCCCGGTTTCCGTATATGGCGCCGCCGTCATAGTAGCTCTTGCCACGGCTGATACTGTCTCTTGTAAGCGAGGACAGATAGGGACAGGGCCGGTGCTTTGTATGCGCTTCTACCAGTGGAAGTGTCTGCAAAAACATGATTCTGGCAAGTATCCTTGCCCGCTCGGAGAACGCCTTCATCATGTCGTCGAAAGTCTCCCACGTTAGCATGCCACCGGTTGACGCCAGGGGAGACCCGGTAACAGGATCTTTCCCCTGCAGTGTCAATTCAAGGAGTCGCCCCAGACTCATGGCATGGTAAGGGATACCCTCCGTCCCCTTTCCGGCGAAGGTTATCTCCGAGCACCCGATAATGCAGTAATCGTAGGCGTCTTCTTTGGTTATGCCGGGAACGTAGGCCAGTTGGCTCGGAATGATCACCTCGTCGTTGAACAAGGCGGGGTGCCCGCCCCCATGGTTCTTGATAGCTTCACAGCACTTCATGAGGAACTTGTCCGGAGTCCGTTTGTGTATTCTGGCCGACACCGTTGGCTCGTGGAGTTGCATGTTGCTGGATACGTCCAGCAGGAGATAGGAGAGTTCGTTGGTGGCATCGTAGCCATCGGCGGTCTGCCCGCCAATCGGCACCTGAATCCAAAAAGGATAGCCGTTATGTGCATAGGTGAGGACCTCGCTGGCCACGCGGTTCGACTCCGCGACCTTGAGCCACAGGCATTCCAGGAGCTCCAGCGCCTGGGCCTTCGTGACTACCCCCTGCTTGATGTCTCTGTCATAGTACGAGAAGCAATACTGATCTAAGCGGCCGGTGCCGATAGAGACCCCGTTCGTTTCGATTTGTACCGAAGCCATAATGAAGGCCACGACCTGCAGCGCTTCCCCGAAGTTCCGGGCCGGATGGGCCGGCACCCAGTCACATGTTTCGGCTATCTGCTCCAGTTCCCTCTTCCGCTCTTCATTTGGCTCTACGGCAGCTTTCTCCCGTGCCAGATCGGCAAACCGCCTGGCCCACTTGATCACCGCCTTGTCCGCTATTACCACTGCTCTGAGGAAGGGTACCTTGGCATAATCATCAGGGTTAGTGAGGTCCAAACGACTTATGTGGGCTTCCGCAGCCTCAATGAATGAGTTCAAGCCGCTAGAAATGACCCCTTCGATATTAGGGGCGATATGGCCGATGCCACCCTGCTTGCCCATGCGGATATCGTTGAACGAGTTCCTTTCTGCCTGCCTGACCTCGTCTATGGTGAGCGCGTTGGCTATGGCCGCGAGATTCCTACCCTGCCAGTACTCCATGCACCCCTTCAACCGGGCCTTGTCCTCGTCGCTCAGAAGCCAGGGGTCACCCTTCCTCGTCGATATGGTGTCCAATTCCGGCTTCAGCCAGGTGTCATCGTACTCCGGGAACAGAAAAACTCCCCTTGGCCTGGAGGCGATGTTGCCCACGATGAGTTCGCCATCCTGGATCCAGATGGGAACCTCACTCAGCACTTTGTCAAAGGCCAGCGCCTGCCTCAGAACCGGAGGCAGAGCCTCCGTCTTCTTGTACGAATCGGTAACCAGCACACTGCGGTCAGCACAGATGTTTGGTTTGTGCTGCATGTAGGCCTGCTTCAGTTTCGCAGTTCTTTCTGTGCTGGGATGGCATGACTTCCTGGCTACTGTCGTGGCACTTGCTTCTGCGCTCATTGTGGGACCTCCTCTTCAGCGTCTATCTTCACGCCACCTCTTCAACAAACACATATACTACTCTGGTCATATCGAAGAGTTCCTTCTCATCTTCACGAATGGGACGACCAGTCTCGCTCGCGTATATATCCATCATGGTCTGGAATCCCTCCATGTTGTCAAACCATTCCTCAGTAATGCAGTCGAACTTCGGTTCTTTATCTCCAGACGAGAAGGGCATGGTGCTGACATAGTTGCGCACATACTTCTTGATGAAAGGGAAGACCCTCTTCGCCAATGGTGCGTGAACCTCCTCATAGTGCTTGCGGAACTGCTCTAGTGAAAGGCCGGGTTTCCTCTTTAACAACGCTATTGCCTTGACCATGCGAAAATACCTCCTTTCATTCCCCCATCAGCATTGTATATCCCGACGCCAAAGGAAGTACAGGCTGCACTTCCGCAAGGCCAGTGTGGTGAAGGTTTGCCGGTTGAGCAGTTCATTCAGTTGACGGACACGGCAACGAGACACCTCTGAGCCAGGTCATGAAGGGTTTTGAACTCAGGCAGATAAGGGTTCATATCCTCTGATGGACAGGTGTCAAGATAGACTTCACACTGCAGTTGGTCTTGCCGCAGCACATTCCCCACCCTTTTCTCAGCGTTTCCGACGCCTTCACATCCCAATCCTCAAGCCCATAAGGAAACTCTTTCACAAACTGATGGACACGATCGAATCGCTGCCGGTCATCAGAACAGCCCCGAGTTAACTGAGAAGCTTTCTCCCCTATAGCTGAATGCCTGCCAAAATCGCAGAGTTGGGTAGGCAACAGGCATTCAGCTACTCGATCCATCGCATAATCCCCATATCAGTCAAAGATGCCAGCTTGATACAAAACCGGGAACTCATCATCAGACACGCCCGATATCCGCGTGCAGACATACTCAGTATGTTCCCCCAGGCAATACCAAGGCAATCTTGATCGTCAGGGACCACAAAAGAGGAAGCCAGGTGAGAAAAGCAGTAGTTGTCCCGGATCACTCAGCACTATTCATTGCGCCTTGGGTGAAGAATTGATGCTCGGAATTATCGAAACAGGATCGCCTGAGCGTGAATCAGCTTACTGACTTTTGTCTGGGGGGCAAGGGATTGACTCTCCCGCAGTGAGGGCATCTGATGCTATCGCCTCTGAATTTGGGCGGCACTCTCAGTTTCGTGCCGCACTCGCAGTTGACAAGACCATAGTCACTGAACTTCCACAGAAGATCAGAGGTCTCCCTCGTGCGCTCGACCTTCTCCGCTTCCGGTTCTACGGCTTCCGGCTTCCGTGCAGCTACAGCAGGAACACCTGCAAGAGCAGAGGCGGGCATGACCCCGCTGCCAGACCGGCTGACTTCACGATAAGCTTTGTCGTAGGCTGCCAGTGAGGCGCCTCCCGCCATACTCCGCAATATTCTTATCCTCTCCGAGATTGGCGGGTGGGTGCTGGTCAGATCACTGGCCGCTCTTCCTCCGCTGCGGAAGGGGTTAACCGTATACATTGGGGCAAGCGCCTGGTTGGCCGACTTTACCTCGGTGGTTGAACCAGCCAATTTCTCCAGTGCCGAGGCGAGTCCCTCTGGATACCTGGTGTACAGGGCACTGGAGGCATCGGCCAGATACTCCCTCTTTCTGGAAATTGCAAAGTATATCAGTTGAGCCGCAATCGGTGCCAGTATCATCAGAAGTATAGCTACAACGATTATTAGCAACGCTGCGCCGCCTCCCGATGAGGAACTCCTTCTATTGCCTCGCATACCGCCAAACAACATCATCCTGGAGGCAAACCACGCTAGAATAACAATAGTCCCAAGCAGTACACTGCATAACGCCATCAACAGTACATCACGGTTCTTTATATGGGATATTTCGTGACCAATAACACCCTGCAACTCATCGCGGTTGAGCTTCTGCAGCAGCCCGGAGGTAATAGCGACGGAGGCTCGATTGGGGTCTCTCCCCGTGGCAAAGGCATTCAAGGCCGGGTCGTCGATGATATAGATATCCGGCATCTTTCCCAGCCCCGAGGCAATCTTCATTTCCTCGACAGCGTTGTAGAGACGGGGATGATCGTCGCGGCTTATCTTCCTCGCTCCGGATATGGAGAGAATGATGCTATCCCCCTGGAAATAGGCAATCAGACTCATGATCACCCATACCACCAGAGCTACGATCAGGCCGCCAACACCGCTACCGAATAGAGCTACACCCAGGAAATAGCCAAACAGGAGCAGCAGCAGGCCCATGGCTGCCACCAGTATTATGGATCTAGTCTGGTTAGACCTTATCTGTTCCCACATGCCGGAGCGTCTCTTGGCTAATTGAAGCTAACCTTGGGTACTTCCTTTTCTTCAGCTACTGTAACCTGGAAGAACTCGCCAGCCTTGAAACCAGTCATTCCCGCCACAACATTGGAAGGGAACATCTGGATCTTATTGTTGTAGCCGAGAACCGAATCATTGTAATACTGGCGTGAGAAACTTATCTTGTTCTCCGTTGAGGTCAACTCTTCCTGAAGAGCAAGAAAGTTCTTGTTGGCCTTCAGGTCGGGGTAGTTTTCCACCACAGCCAGCAGCCTGGAAAGAGCTCCGCTGAGCTCGCCCTCGGCCTTGGCCTGGGCTCCTACGCCGGTACCAACCGCCTTCTGCGCCAGATTGCGGGCATTGGTGACCGCTTCCAGCGTCTCCCTTTCGAAGTTCTTATACCCTTTAACTGTTTCCACCAGGTTCGGGATCAGGTCATGTCTCCTCTTGAGCTGGACATCGATCTGGGCCCAGGCATTCTTAGTCTGATTGCGTGCCCTTACCAGCCCGTTGTATACCCCCACCAACAGGAGAAGAAGAACCACCACCACCCCAAGAACAACATACAATGCGATCTTCATAGATCACCTCCTCGAAATAGATCTCTATTATTCTCTTACTTTGAATACCTCTCCCAAAAAGTGAACAACCCTGCTGTGCTTATGGCCAGTATGGCTTCTGTCTTTGTCTTTCAACTGTGCCAGCACCTGGCTGACTTCACCGCTATCGAACCATAGCCCATCTCCCCTGAGACAGACGTCTATCAACACCTTCGGATCAGAGCCAATGTAAACCTTTTTCATCTTCCTTCTGCATATCGGACACCTTCTCGACTTCTCAGCCACCTTCTCTTCAGGCAAGGCCATGATTTCATTCATATTAAGCGCCCCGCCTTCCAATCCCAAACGCGCTTCCAGCAACTCCAGCTCTCCGGCATCAAACCAGACGCCGTAGCACTTCGTGCAGTAGTCGAGCTCAATCCTCTCATACTCCACCACCACCACCACACCTTTACATGCCGGACAGTCCACCGATTTCCCCCTTAGGCATTAAACCATACCTATTTTACTCAAGAAGCAAGCATAATCAACCTTATGCATGTATTTCAAGTGCATGCAGTCCAGCATTAACAGGCCAACACATCGGCATTACCCAAACCTCCATCAACATCATACCACATCACTAACCGATCAGCATGAACAAAGGAATACCCCTCAGCCAAGCCATGCCCCTCAGTCGAGATGATCACCGGAAGAGAGTACGCTGTAGCCGATCTCAACGGTGACCCTGCGAACACCGTAGTCATCGCCGTCTGGGCGTAAATTCTGCGGCGTGTTCCCCAACGTCCCCCCTTCGTATCCAAGCTGAGGTGGGTAACCAGACATAACCTCCAATCCTTGACAACTGTCAGACAGTCTGCATATCATCAGGGCAGAATTCCCACACGATACACACTTCGGTCAGGCAATCACGCATCTAGTGCCCGAGCGGAGCAAGCCTACTCGTAAAGGGGGGAACGTGGGTAGCAGACGATTTATCGGCTGTGCAGAGTATTTGTTTTTCTCTCGGCTCCATTGGCCGTTCGATAAGAGATTCCGCAGCAGCCTCATCCCCAGAGGCAGTTTCTCACGCGGTGGTGTTAACAGAATATTAACGGCGCTTCTCCTGGCCACACTTATTTTCGTTCCCATTCTTTCTGTGCTTCCTGAGCGAGATGTGGTTTCTGCTGACTCGCCTGTGACCCCCATGGTATCCGCAGGGCTCAGACACACCGTGGGGCTAAAGTCCGATGGTACTGTGGTGGCCGTAGGAGACAATAGAGCCGGCCAGTGCAATGTGGGCTCCTGGACCGGGATACAGCAGGTGGCCACAGGACAAAATTGGACGGTGGGGCTGAAGTCTGACGGGACGGTGGTGGCGGTGGGAGCCAGCTACTACGGTGAGTGTAACGTGGGCTCCTGGACCGGGATACAGCAGGTGGCTGCCGGGCTCTTTCACACGGTGGGGCTGAAGTCCGATGGCACGGTGGTGATCACGGGATCGTGTGGCTACTGCGACGTGGGCTCATGGATTGACATCCAGCAGGTGGCTGCTGGGTACGATTACACGGTGGGCCTGAAGTCCGACGGCACGGCGGTAGCCACGGGAGATGATTCCATGATGACCCAGGTGGGTTGGGGGACCGGTCGGCTCAACGTGGGCTCCTGGACCGACATCTGTCAGGTGGCAGCGGGGAAGTATCACACGGTGGGCCTCAAGTCGAACGGCACAGTGGTAGTCACGGGATACAACGATGATGGTGAGTGCAACGTGGGCTCCTGGACCGACATCTGTCAGGTGGCAGCGGGGGACGATGACACGGTGGGCCTGAAGTCTGACGGGACGGTGGTGGCTGTGGGATACAATGACCAAGGCCAGTGTAACGTGGGCTCCTGGACCGACATACAGCAGGTGGACGCAGGAGCATGGCACACGGTGGGCCTGAAGTCCGACGGCACAGTGGTGGCTGTGGGATACAACGACCAAGGCCAGTGCAACACTTTTAACTGGAATCTGGGGGTCACCATCTCGAACCACCCCCCCAACCAGCCCACCAACCTCTCGCCGATAGGCTCAGGTGTGAGCCTGACAGCTACCTTGCAAGCATCAGCTTTTTCAGACCCAGATGCAGAAGACTCACTGGCAGTTTCCCAGTGGGAGATAACCACTACTGAAGGAGACTATTTAGCCCCTCTATTTGGTTTCTCCAGTATCACGGGACTACCCACGCTCCCTGTTCCATCAGGGACGCTGACCTATGATACAACCTACTACTGGCACGTGAGATATCAGGACAATCACGGAGCTTGGTCAACTTGGTCAGCCGAGACAACTTTCATCACGGGGAATGCTCCGCAGCTCGTGAACCTGGATGTGCCGTTCAAGGCACAGGTTCCTCCTGGTAGTTGGGCAGAAACCAATAACTGTGGGCAAACCTCATCGCTTATGGTCTTCTCCTACTGGAACGGAACTGTGCCGACTGAGCAGGGGATCAAAGACATTGATGATTGGCTCTACACAAAATACGGTGACCCGGTGAATGGCTACAATGGCTCCATTAGTACCACCACCAAGCTTGAATCCCTCGCACGTGAATATGGTGGCTTCTCGACCTACAAAGCAAGTGGATGGGATCTGAATAGACTCAAGAGAGAGCTTGACGCGGGTCATCCTGTTATCGTAGCCGTCATCGCGGGACGTCTTTCCAACAGGAGCTACACCTACTCTGGAGGTCACTTCGTAGTAGTCAAGGGTTATAGCAGCACACACGTGATCTGCAATGATCCTGGAACAAGCGGAGGACACGACAAGTACTATGCCAACACTGAGTTTTCGCTGGCTATGTCGGATCAGGGTGGCTCTGTAGTCGTCATTGCTCCTCCGCCAACAGCAGATTTCTCTGCCGATCCTGTCTATGCCATAGAAGACCAGGTAGTTCACTTCACTGGCCTGCCTTCTGGCGGCATACTACCTTACTCATATGCCTGGGACTTTGGTGATGGGACCACTGCCAATGATCAGAATCCCTCGCACGCTTATTCTGCTCCAGGAAGCTACCCCGTCTCGCTGACCATCACCGATTCAACTTCTGCAACAACTAGCAAGACCAAGCATGTCACGGTTTGGGGAGTGAAGAAGTACGCGCCCACCCTGAGATTCGACGACAAAGAGAACTACTACCCTACTGATGTGCACGGGGATGACGGTGATGTAACCAACAATCATGAGAACTGGGATGCTGGCAAGTTTGGATCAACTCGCGTTTGCTACTATAACGTAGTCACATACCCAGATTCTGTGGTATACGAATACTGGTACTACTATGCCAACAACGCGTTTCCCCTAGACAATCACGAGCATGACTTCGAGGCGGCGTTTGTCTGGGTAAACAATGCTACGAACAAACCCTTCTACTTTGGCTTGACTCAGCACCAGTGGATCAATGAGTCTGAGATATCGGACACCTCCCAACTTGTTGCATATGTGGAACTGGGCGGTCATGGAATGGCCGACAGTTCACTGCCAATTAGCGGGGAGGGCGACGGGACTGCCATATCGGGAAACAACTTCACATATCAGCCAATGTCAGCCGCGGAGTCGTTTGCCGGAGCTGACCTGGACGATGCCGGCAACTACAAGACCAATGAGTTTAGCATCAGCCACGTGAAGGCACCTTGGCAACGGGCAGATTATGCCAACCCTGAGGGGGAGATCCGCTTGACGGAGGGACTCGGTCAGACGAACTGGATCACGATCAAACTGCACAGCCCGGGCGAGCTTAGGGTGCTAGACTCGCAGGATCGGACTACGGGAATCGTGGGTGGGGAGACGAGGAATGAGATCCCGAACTCGACCTACTACGGCGACGCGGTCACAATACTCTCGCCAGTTGACTCCTATAGATACGAAGTAGTAGGCACAGGACAAGGTTCCTATGGGCTCACCGTGACGTTGGTGAAAGATACAGGACCCGTCACATTTGCTGCCACTGATATTCCTATACTAGCCAATGGGGTGCATCAGTACACGATTGACTGGGATGCTCTGTCTCTAGGCCAGCAAGGGGCGACCATCGCCATAGACTCCAATGGCGATGGCACAGTGGACAACAGCCTATCTGCCGATGCTGAGCTTACTCATGAGGAGTTTCTATCAGCTACCTCGGAGCAAGGGCTGCCATCTTGGATTTGGATTGTTGTTGGCGTTGCGGCGGCTGTAGGAGTAGGCGTTGTGGCCTACTTGGTCAGTAGCAGGCGAGCGCCAAAACAGGGCTAGCCATTTTAACCGTATGACACATTGCAGAGTAGAAGCAGAGTTCCACCATATGGGACAAAGGCGAGACCACCTCTAGAAGGGGGGTGTGCTGACAATGCACGACATTGGGGCTCTTGAAATCGTCATTATCGTGGGGGTTCTTCTGGTACTCGGACTGTTCGCGGGCAAATTCCTTGGTATCAGGAGGGCGGGGCGTCGAAGTCGAACTACTTTGTGCCCCCAGTGCGGGCAACCGAATGACGGTTCAGCGGCATTCTGTCTCAAATGCGGTACGCCTCTACGCCAGACGTTGAGACCGGAAACAACTGAGAAACCCGCCAGGACTGGGCGGCGGCTTCGTATATTCGGAGTAGTGTCCTTCATAATCGTTGTGCTGGTCATCGTTGCGGCAATATGGTTTTTTGGAATAGGACGTGGGGGAAATGACGGTGGAGGTGGTGGAAGCCTCACTCAACAGAACGCCGCGGTCACCAAGGACGCTTCAGAATTGGCACTGAAAGCGAGCGACATTGAAAATGGGTGTACTCAGTTGCGTGTCAATAATGTAATGGAGGGCACGAATGTTCTATCCGTATATAGCGTAACTTTCTTTTGTGGTGGCTACGGAACACTGATGTATGGTGTCACGAACAGTAGTGTTACCGTCTACTCTTCTGTTGATGCAGCCAGAAACGCTTATGCCTCGAAGGCCCCTGATGAGTATGGCAGTGCCAGTGCCGTGCAACACTACCACACTGACATTGGTGACGAATGCGTCGTAGTGGTGATACAGGAGCTTGCCTCGGCAGAGTGCCTATTCAGAGACAAGAACGTGCTTGTAGACGTTGGTACGACCTATCCCGAAGACGCGGAGTTCTACGCTAGGATAGTAGAGCAACGAATAGGTTAGATGCAGTACTAAGAACCTGATTCTGTGGGCGACTGCTGCATATCGTGATTCCCTGTAAGGTGTGTAGGTGGTCGCCGAGAACGGGGTAAACGCAGAACCCGTTCACTAATATTCGCTGCAACTATAGAAGGAGGGCTAATGACACTGTTTGGGTTCCTTGTTATTTTCCTGGCCATCATTGGACTGATCGCACTAGTCTATACCATTGTTGTCCGAGCCGGACGCGTTGGCCGCGGAACTCGTCCTGCGGTCTGTCCGCAGTGCGGAAACGCAAATCCGGACGGAGCGAGATTCTGCCAGAAATGCCGCACGCCTGTCGGGAACTCCATTCAGCAATCGGCGGCGAGCCAAGTTACGACGGCAAGTGAAAGTCGCCCC includes these proteins:
- a CDS encoding C39 family peptidase, which produces MPFKAQVPPGSWAETNNCGQTSSLMVFSYWNGTVPTEQGIKDIDDWLYTKYGDPVNGYNGSISTTTKLESLAREYGGFSTYKASGWDLNRLKRELDAGHPVIVAVIAGRLSNRSYTYSGGHFVVVKGYSSTHVICNDPGTSGGHDKYYANTEFSLAMSDQGGSVVVIAPPPTADFSADPVYAIEDQVVHFTGLPSGGILPYSYAWDFGDGTTANDQNPSHAYSAPGSYPVSLTITDSTSATTSKTKHVTVWGVKKYAPTLRFDDKENYYPTDVHGDDGDVTNNHENWDAGKFGSTRVCYYNVVTYPDSVVYEYWYYYANNAFPLDNHEHDFEAAFVWVNNATNKPFYFGLTQHQWINESEISDTSQLVAYVELGGHGMADSSLPISGEGDGTAISGNNFTYQPMSAAESFAGADLDDAGNYKTNEFSISHVKAPWQRADYANPEGEIRLTEGLGQTNWITIKLHSPGELRVLDSQDRTTGIVGGETRNEIPNSTYYGDAVTILSPVDSYRYEVVGTGQGSYGLTVTLVKDTGPVTFAATDIPILANGVHQYTIDWDALSLGQQGATIAIDSNGDGTVDNSLSADAELTHEEFLSATSEQGLPSWIWIVVGVAAAVGVGVVAYLVSSRRAPKQG
- a CDS encoding zinc ribbon domain-containing protein; protein product: MHDIGALEIVIIVGVLLVLGLFAGKFLGIRRAGRRSRTTLCPQCGQPNDGSAAFCLKCGTPLRQTLRPETTEKPARTGRRLRIFGVVSFIIVVLVIVAAIWFFGIGRGGNDGGGGGSLTQQNAAVTKDASELALKASDIENGCTQLRVNNVMEGTNVLSVYSVTFFCGGYGTLMYGVTNSSVTVYSSVDAARNAYASKAPDEYGSASAVQHYHTDIGDECVVVVIQELASAECLFRDKNVLVDVGTTYPEDAEFYARIVEQRIG